A window of the Shimia isoporae genome harbors these coding sequences:
- a CDS encoding mannitol dehydrogenase family protein: MTPTLSRSTYDISACQPGIVHLGYGAFHRAHQAVFVDAYMQETGDLRWGIVPVNLRASEAGAFATMQQGGDGYVLKTTSPEGQVTFQLVRAHIGAADWSKNAEAAENLLDLPSVHAVTITVTESGYYLDDANEVLNLSDPVIAAEINGGNPKSVYGFLANALQRRASGNGQPITIMCCDNIRGNGRMLQRSLLSYLFATDRADLANWVQANASFPNSMVDRITPRAAAHLAAEVAKHFPDHASSPVSGEAFIQWVLEDNFAGPMPDLPRAGVEVVADVDPFEEAKIRILNGGHSGLCYLGALAGHTTFDAAMHDPSLLPHFEGWEFENILPGLTLDLPFDKEAYTREVAARFGNIAISDQLERICMDGWSKMPIYIRPTLASCLSQGILPTYGFDCVASWYVFARRSLSGTMPIPYHEPYWENLKPLLSEGQEEVFAITSALWGDLPALYSDFVPGIVSAIKRIEEQWPV, encoded by the coding sequence ATGACGCCGACTCTCTCGCGCAGCACATACGACATCTCCGCATGCCAACCCGGTATCGTGCATCTCGGGTATGGCGCTTTTCACCGGGCTCATCAGGCCGTTTTTGTAGACGCATACATGCAGGAAACAGGAGACCTGCGCTGGGGCATTGTGCCCGTCAACCTCCGCGCTTCCGAGGCAGGAGCCTTCGCAACCATGCAACAAGGCGGTGACGGCTATGTGCTGAAAACCACATCGCCCGAAGGCCAAGTTACCTTTCAACTGGTCCGCGCCCACATTGGCGCCGCAGACTGGTCAAAGAACGCGGAGGCAGCAGAGAACCTGTTGGATCTCCCGTCGGTGCATGCGGTCACCATTACCGTGACCGAAAGCGGCTATTACCTCGATGATGCCAATGAGGTCCTGAACCTGTCCGATCCGGTGATTGCGGCCGAGATCAACGGTGGCAATCCAAAATCCGTCTACGGTTTCCTCGCCAATGCTCTGCAAAGGCGTGCCAGTGGCAACGGTCAGCCCATAACGATTATGTGCTGCGACAACATTCGCGGCAACGGACGGATGTTGCAGCGTAGCCTCCTAAGTTACCTCTTCGCGACTGACCGCGCCGACCTCGCCAACTGGGTCCAAGCCAACGCCAGCTTTCCGAATTCTATGGTCGACCGCATCACTCCACGTGCTGCGGCCCATCTCGCGGCCGAGGTCGCCAAACACTTCCCCGACCACGCCTCTTCCCCGGTCAGCGGTGAGGCGTTCATCCAATGGGTTCTCGAAGACAACTTCGCAGGTCCGATGCCAGACCTGCCCCGCGCAGGGGTAGAGGTCGTTGCGGATGTCGACCCCTTTGAGGAGGCCAAAATTCGCATCCTTAACGGCGGTCATTCCGGTCTTTGCTATCTTGGCGCGCTCGCAGGGCACACAACGTTTGATGCCGCAATGCACGACCCTTCGCTGCTTCCGCATTTCGAAGGCTGGGAGTTTGAGAATATCCTGCCAGGGCTGACACTCGACCTGCCCTTTGACAAGGAAGCCTACACCCGCGAAGTCGCCGCCCGCTTTGGCAACATTGCAATTTCAGACCAATTGGAACGCATTTGTATGGACGGCTGGTCAAAGATGCCGATCTATATCCGCCCGACGCTGGCGTCTTGCCTGTCGCAGGGTATTTTACCGACCTATGGCTTTGATTGCGTCGCAAGCTGGTATGTTTTCGCACGCCGCAGTCTCTCAGGCACAATGCCAATCCCTTATCACGAACCATATTGGGAAAACCTGAAACCGCTTCTCTCAGAAGGTCAGGAAGAAGTTTTCGCCATTACGTCCGCCCTTTGGGGCGACCTGCCCGCCCTTTACTCAGACTTTGTGCCGGGGATTGTCTCGGCCATCAAAAGGATCGAAGAACAATGGCCAGTCTAA
- a CDS encoding ABC transporter ATP-binding protein: protein MASLTVRGVTKSYGDVQVMHGIDLDIADGEFVVFVGPSGCGKSTLLRMIAGLEEITSGTVAIGEEVVNDVAPAKRGVAMVFQTYALYPHMDVYKNMAFGLRQAKTPEDEIDRRVRQAAEVLHITDYLDRTPKALSGGQRQRVAIGRAIVREPEVFLFDEPLSNLDAALRVQTRLEIARLHERLGATMIYVTHDQVEAMTLADKIVVLRDGRVEQIGSPITLYENPVNTFVAQFIGSPKMNFFAPSVLADTASSEVKKGSDNDTIIGIRPEHFRICDPSEAVISAKLELLEHLGEHVLIHLIADDGTEFIAKSETPPTAQKGEYLPLTADVGRVHFFDKASGQSKGR, encoded by the coding sequence ATGGCCAGTCTAACCGTCCGTGGCGTCACAAAATCCTACGGCGATGTTCAAGTGATGCACGGCATCGACCTCGATATTGCCGACGGAGAATTTGTCGTGTTTGTGGGCCCTTCCGGCTGTGGCAAATCCACTTTGCTTCGCATGATCGCAGGCCTCGAAGAGATCACAAGCGGCACAGTCGCCATTGGCGAGGAAGTGGTCAACGACGTTGCCCCAGCCAAGCGCGGCGTTGCCATGGTGTTCCAGACTTACGCGCTCTATCCGCACATGGATGTTTACAAAAACATGGCTTTTGGATTGCGGCAGGCAAAAACTCCGGAAGACGAAATCGACCGCCGCGTGCGCCAGGCCGCCGAGGTCCTGCACATCACCGACTATCTCGACCGCACGCCAAAGGCCCTGTCTGGCGGCCAGCGTCAACGCGTCGCCATCGGGCGCGCGATTGTGCGCGAACCCGAGGTATTCCTGTTTGACGAGCCCCTATCAAACCTTGATGCCGCCTTACGCGTTCAAACCCGCCTTGAAATCGCTCGTTTGCACGAGCGACTCGGCGCGACCATGATTTACGTGACCCACGATCAGGTCGAAGCCATGACGCTTGCGGACAAAATCGTTGTGCTGCGCGATGGACGCGTAGAACAGATTGGCAGCCCGATTACCCTCTACGAGAATCCGGTTAATACCTTTGTCGCGCAGTTCATTGGCAGCCCGAAGATGAACTTCTTTGCCCCCTCTGTCTTGGCCGACACCGCCTCATCGGAGGTGAAAAAAGGCTCTGACAACGACACAATCATCGGCATCCGTCCCGAACATTTCCGCATCTGTGACCCGTCCGAAGCCGTTATTTCGGCCAAACTCGAACTGCTTGAACACTTGGGGGAACACGTCCTTATTCATCTGATCGCAGACGACGGCACCGAATTCATCGCCAAATCGGAAACGCCCCCCACCGCCCAAAAAGGGGAATACCTCCCGCTAACGGCCGACGTCGGGCGGGTCCATTTTTTCGACAAGGCCAGCGGACAGTCTAAAGGCCGTTAA
- a CDS encoding IclR family transcriptional regulator, translating into MTELDEKNQKSGIQVISRAAAIMRALKDTQMGLSLGQIASRVDLPRSTVQRITSALIEENLVISAPQGRGLVLGPELAALAGAAQYNIVEHCRLLLTELTHKTGETTDLAVMRGIGMVFLDQVPGTHRLTTISQVGEVFPLTTTANGKACLAALEEGEALKLARNEWDRNAAKADETAFLQELHGVRQTGLAYDMDEHSSGVSAVGFAFSDWSGDLHAISVPVPSSRFAEHRDVIEQALLETSANIQATFD; encoded by the coding sequence ATGACTGAATTAGATGAGAAAAATCAAAAATCTGGAATTCAGGTCATTTCTCGGGCAGCGGCAATCATGCGCGCTTTGAAAGATACGCAAATGGGGTTGAGCCTCGGGCAGATCGCATCGCGGGTCGATTTGCCCCGCTCTACGGTGCAGAGAATCACCAGCGCTTTGATTGAGGAAAACCTGGTGATCAGCGCGCCGCAGGGACGGGGGCTCGTGCTCGGACCGGAGCTTGCGGCTTTGGCGGGGGCTGCGCAGTACAACATCGTGGAGCATTGTCGCTTGTTGTTGACCGAATTGACCCACAAGACGGGCGAGACAACGGACCTTGCGGTTATGCGCGGCATCGGCATGGTGTTTCTGGATCAGGTGCCCGGCACCCATCGTCTCACCACGATTTCTCAAGTCGGGGAAGTCTTTCCGCTAACCACAACGGCAAACGGTAAAGCCTGCCTCGCGGCACTAGAAGAGGGTGAAGCTCTCAAATTGGCCCGCAACGAATGGGATCGAAACGCCGCCAAAGCCGACGAGACGGCCTTTCTGCAGGAGTTGCATGGGGTGAGACAAACGGGGCTGGCTTATGACATGGACGAACACTCGTCGGGAGTCTCCGCGGTTGGCTTTGCATTCTCGGATTGGTCGGGCGACCTGCACGCCATTTCCGTGCCGGTGCCTTCGTCAAGATTTGCCGAACACCGGGATGTAATCGAACAAGCCCTCTTGGAAACGTCGGCAAATATTCAAGCGACCTTCGACTGA
- a CDS encoding cyclase family protein, which yields MVEIRGIEFQANTDNDMGIEFYNLSHRFGFQCPNWPYFKDVQIDRKHYMAKSGVLSQTITTTMHVTTHIDAPAHVVQGTPFIDEVPLPHFFGSGIVVSIPKKKWEPITADDLEKACGHAIRPGDVLIINTGWHKEYEDGDYFAYCPGLVKSAGEWMVEKGIKVVGHDTQANDHPLATAIGPQRNGPIMPHLEQEYFEWSGGRDWKDDFPEWEPVHNVLFNNGILGIENVGGDLDAVTGKRCTFAFFPWNWDRGDGCIIRLVAMIDKGQQYRIEAGENF from the coding sequence ATGGTTGAAATCCGCGGCATCGAGTTCCAGGCGAACACTGACAACGACATGGGAATCGAGTTCTACAACCTGAGCCATCGCTTCGGTTTCCAATGCCCGAACTGGCCTTACTTCAAAGACGTACAGATCGACCGGAAGCACTACATGGCCAAATCCGGCGTGTTGTCCCAGACGATCACAACCACCATGCACGTGACGACGCACATCGACGCGCCGGCCCACGTCGTGCAGGGCACACCGTTCATCGACGAAGTACCTTTGCCCCATTTCTTTGGCTCCGGCATCGTGGTGAGCATCCCGAAGAAAAAATGGGAACCCATAACGGCAGACGATCTGGAAAAGGCCTGCGGTCACGCCATTCGCCCCGGCGACGTGCTGATCATCAACACGGGTTGGCACAAGGAGTACGAAGACGGAGATTATTTCGCCTACTGCCCCGGTCTCGTGAAATCCGCGGGAGAGTGGATGGTCGAAAAAGGTATCAAGGTCGTCGGCCACGACACGCAGGCCAATGACCACCCGCTTGCCACCGCCATCGGCCCACAGCGCAACGGCCCGATCATGCCCCACCTTGAGCAGGAGTATTTCGAATGGTCCGGTGGCCGTGACTGGAAAGACGATTTTCCGGAATGGGAGCCGGTGCACAACGTCCTGTTCAACAACGGCATTCTCGGCATCGAAAACGTTGGCGGCGATCTGGACGCTGTCACCGGCAAGCGCTGCACATTCGCCTTTTTCCCATGGAACTGGGATCGCGGCGACGGCTGCATCATCCGCCTCGTGGCGATGATCGACAAAGGACAGCAGTATCGCATCGAAGCAGGCGAAAACTTCTGA
- a CDS encoding cupin domain-containing protein produces MHVKRFQDAQAYDAPNHFGCHGLRLQGFEENGPQNQWIGFSQFLPGGGAGPDSTPFEKVYVVLEGEMTVIIEGQETVLGQYDSCTIPPDEVRTIENRRNDICKMLVVIPYPPAAQPETK; encoded by the coding sequence ATGCACGTCAAACGCTTTCAGGATGCGCAAGCATACGACGCCCCGAACCATTTCGGCTGCCATGGCCTACGCCTTCAGGGTTTTGAGGAAAACGGGCCTCAAAACCAGTGGATTGGCTTCAGCCAGTTTCTACCGGGCGGCGGCGCGGGACCGGACAGCACTCCCTTTGAAAAAGTCTATGTGGTCCTTGAAGGCGAAATGACCGTGATCATCGAAGGTCAGGAAACCGTGCTCGGCCAATACGACAGCTGCACAATCCCGCCCGATGAAGTGCGTACGATCGAAAACCGCCGCAACGACATCTGCAAGATGCTCGTTGTGATCCCCTACCCGCCCGCAGCTCAACCGGAGACCAAATGA
- a CDS encoding SDR family NAD(P)-dependent oxidoreductase — MMTVMADPLSMFNVDGQVALITGASGAFGMVAARILAGAGCKLVLAAGNQSALDDITAECREMGADVVALNVRPSDEAACETLVQEAVRAFGQLDILVVASGMNKVALINDMAPETFTGVMDANVTQSWLLARSAAGQMKAQGNGGKIVLVSSARGLLGHPAGYTAYCASKAAVDGITKALGCELGPTGITVNAIAPTVFRSPLTAWMYEDTDEATKVRNGFLARVPKGRLGEPEDLAGPLLFLASKASDFYTGHILYADGGYTAG; from the coding sequence ATGATGACCGTGATGGCCGACCCTCTCTCCATGTTCAACGTTGATGGCCAGGTTGCCCTGATCACCGGTGCCTCAGGAGCATTCGGCATGGTCGCAGCCCGCATTCTCGCCGGCGCCGGCTGCAAACTGGTTCTTGCCGCAGGCAACCAGTCCGCGCTGGATGATATCACTGCAGAGTGCCGTGAAATGGGCGCGGATGTTGTCGCCCTGAACGTCCGGCCCAGCGACGAAGCCGCCTGCGAAACACTCGTGCAGGAGGCAGTCCGGGCTTTCGGCCAACTCGACATTCTTGTTGTCGCATCCGGTATGAACAAGGTTGCCTTGATCAACGACATGGCGCCGGAAACCTTCACAGGTGTGATGGACGCAAATGTCACGCAATCCTGGCTTCTGGCGCGTTCGGCCGCCGGACAGATGAAAGCGCAGGGCAACGGCGGGAAAATTGTTCTGGTTTCCTCGGCACGCGGTCTTCTGGGACACCCTGCTGGCTATACAGCTTACTGCGCATCTAAAGCCGCAGTGGATGGCATCACAAAGGCACTGGGCTGCGAACTCGGCCCGACGGGCATCACCGTTAATGCCATCGCGCCCACCGTATTCCGGTCACCGCTTACCGCCTGGATGTACGAAGACACCGACGAGGCAACAAAGGTCCGCAACGGCTTCCTCGCGCGTGTGCCCAAAGGCCGCCTTGGCGAACCCGAGGATCTGGCTGGCCCACTCCTGTTCCTCGCCTCCAAGGCATCCGATTTCTACACAGGGCATATCCTTTATGCCGACGGCGGCTACACGGCGGGCTGA
- a CDS encoding 3-hydroxyacyl-CoA dehydrogenase family protein, which translates to MTRSENIAVIGAGLMGHGIALTMARAGHSVTITDPIDTARETVKDRVAQSLSAMGCSPAETARTLPRIFVKSTTAGAVATASVVFEAAPEKMALKQSIFAEIEAHASETCILASNTSVMPITEIMTGLRLKSRALGTHWWNPPHMIPLVEVIKTADTDPSVAQRMFDLLHGASKTPVMVEKDVPGFIGNRLQHALWREAVSLVENGICDAEAVDTVIKSSFGRRLAVLGPLENADLVGTDLTLDIHENVLHDIEARQGPSPYLQTLVAEGNLGMKSGQGFRSWSDEEANAVRARVASHLTKLETILDT; encoded by the coding sequence ATGACACGCTCAGAAAACATCGCAGTCATCGGCGCCGGTCTCATGGGGCACGGGATTGCACTGACCATGGCTCGCGCGGGTCATTCTGTTACGATCACCGACCCGATTGACACCGCCCGCGAGACCGTAAAGGACCGCGTTGCGCAAAGCCTGTCAGCTATGGGCTGTTCTCCGGCCGAGACAGCTCGCACGCTGCCACGTATCTTTGTGAAATCTACCACAGCAGGTGCTGTCGCGACGGCGTCTGTCGTGTTCGAGGCGGCGCCTGAGAAAATGGCGCTGAAACAGTCGATCTTTGCCGAGATCGAGGCCCACGCCTCTGAAACCTGCATTCTGGCGTCCAACACGTCGGTCATGCCCATAACCGAAATCATGACAGGCCTGCGCCTGAAATCCCGCGCCCTAGGCACCCACTGGTGGAACCCGCCGCACATGATCCCGTTGGTAGAAGTCATAAAGACTGCCGACACGGATCCTTCCGTCGCACAAAGGATGTTTGATCTCCTGCACGGCGCGTCAAAAACACCGGTGATGGTCGAAAAGGACGTACCTGGCTTTATCGGAAACCGCCTTCAACACGCCCTCTGGAGGGAAGCCGTCAGTCTGGTTGAGAACGGCATCTGCGACGCTGAAGCTGTTGATACAGTTATCAAATCCAGCTTTGGAAGACGGCTGGCCGTGCTCGGCCCGCTGGAAAACGCAGATCTCGTGGGCACGGACCTCACTCTCGATATTCACGAAAACGTCCTGCACGACATCGAGGCGCGACAAGGTCCGTCTCCCTATCTGCAAACCCTCGTAGCCGAGGGAAACCTCGGCATGAAATCGGGACAAGGATTCCGCAGTTGGTCCGACGAAGAAGCCAACGCGGTGCGGGCGCGTGTCGCCAGCCACCTCACCAAACTCGAGACCATTCTGGATACCTGA
- a CDS encoding ABC transporter substrate-binding protein: MTKTFRKPSRRAFLAGATAALATPALLKSTRAYAATPTLKVGHVSPRTGPLAGFAEADDFVLKGIEAAMSAGLENNGKNWNIEIISKDSQSNPNRAAEVAADLILGEEVDIIVAASTPDTVNPVSDQAEINEVPCITTDCPWQPYFFGRNGVPGEGFASTYHFFWGLEDVIGAFLDMWGQSGAAKKVGGLFPNDADGNAWGDKELGLPKPLAAAGYDLIDPGRYQPLSDDFSNYIAAFKDAGCEIVTGNMIPPDFATFWAQAAQQGFNPKVVTIGKALLFPSVIESLGDRGDGLTSEVWWSPNHPFASSLTGASAKDLAMGYTSESGRPWTQPIGFKHALFEVVADVVKRAEDLEDPEAIVAAIAGTNLDTIVGPVNWANGPINNVTKTPLVAGQWQKAGDAFELQVVANANAPEIPVTADLKLLG; the protein is encoded by the coding sequence ATGACGAAGACTTTCAGAAAACCCTCACGCCGCGCATTTCTTGCCGGAGCCACCGCGGCGCTTGCGACGCCGGCCTTGCTGAAGTCCACGCGGGCCTACGCGGCCACGCCAACACTCAAAGTGGGGCATGTCAGCCCGCGCACCGGCCCGCTCGCCGGATTTGCCGAAGCCGATGACTTCGTGCTCAAGGGCATCGAAGCCGCCATGTCTGCCGGACTGGAAAACAACGGCAAGAACTGGAATATCGAGATCATCTCGAAGGATAGCCAGTCTAACCCGAACCGCGCCGCCGAAGTCGCGGCCGACCTGATCCTGGGCGAGGAAGTCGACATTATCGTCGCCGCTTCCACACCGGACACGGTGAACCCCGTTTCTGATCAGGCTGAAATCAACGAAGTGCCTTGCATCACGACAGACTGCCCATGGCAGCCTTACTTCTTTGGCCGCAACGGCGTTCCCGGCGAAGGCTTCGCCTCCACCTACCACTTCTTCTGGGGCCTCGAAGACGTGATCGGCGCTTTTCTCGACATGTGGGGGCAATCGGGTGCTGCCAAGAAAGTTGGTGGACTTTTCCCCAACGACGCCGACGGCAACGCCTGGGGCGACAAGGAACTGGGTCTGCCGAAACCTCTCGCCGCGGCTGGCTACGATCTCATCGATCCGGGCCGCTATCAGCCACTTTCCGACGACTTCTCCAACTACATAGCTGCCTTCAAGGACGCCGGCTGCGAAATCGTCACCGGCAACATGATCCCGCCTGACTTCGCGACCTTCTGGGCGCAGGCCGCTCAACAGGGTTTCAATCCCAAAGTGGTTACCATTGGCAAAGCCCTTCTCTTCCCGTCCGTCATAGAAAGTCTCGGCGACCGTGGCGACGGCCTGACATCCGAGGTCTGGTGGTCCCCCAACCACCCGTTCGCCTCCTCATTGACAGGCGCATCAGCCAAGGATCTGGCAATGGGCTACACTTCGGAAAGCGGTCGCCCATGGACCCAGCCCATCGGGTTCAAACACGCCCTGTTCGAAGTGGTCGCGGACGTCGTGAAACGCGCCGAAGATCTTGAAGATCCGGAAGCGATCGTTGCCGCCATCGCCGGCACCAATCTCGACACAATTGTTGGCCCCGTGAACTGGGCTAACGGCCCGATCAACAACGTCACCAAAACACCGCTTGTGGCCGGCCAGTGGCAGAAGGCGGGAGATGCCTTCGAGTTGCAGGTGGTCGCCAATGCCAATGCTCCGGAAATTCCGGTCACGGCCGATCTGAAGCTGCTTGGCTGA
- a CDS encoding ABC transporter ATP-binding protein, translated as MTPLLKLTNLQKAFGAVTVADNQSYEVMPGDALGVLGPNGAGKTSMFNLITGTLKPNGGSIHFDGKDITNWSAARRSHSGIARSFQVPQPFSGMTVFENAMIAATQSAGLHGHAAETLCLDVLDQTGLMSKANVLAGSLTLLERKRLELTRALCTTPKLLLLDEIAGGLTEAECQSLIKTIKDIHAGGVTIIWIEHVVHALLSVVDRLIVVDFGKLIAEGPPKDIMESPQVKEIYLGIEADA; from the coding sequence ATGACACCACTCCTCAAACTCACCAACCTGCAAAAAGCGTTCGGCGCGGTCACTGTGGCCGACAATCAAAGTTACGAAGTCATGCCCGGCGATGCATTGGGTGTGCTGGGCCCTAACGGGGCTGGCAAAACGTCAATGTTCAATCTGATCACTGGCACGCTCAAACCAAATGGCGGATCGATCCACTTTGACGGCAAAGACATCACCAATTGGAGCGCCGCCAGACGCAGCCACTCCGGCATTGCGCGCAGCTTTCAGGTGCCGCAACCGTTTTCCGGCATGACTGTCTTTGAAAACGCGATGATCGCCGCCACACAGTCTGCGGGACTGCACGGCCATGCTGCGGAAACGCTCTGTCTCGACGTGCTCGATCAAACCGGGCTGATGTCCAAGGCCAATGTGCTGGCCGGAAGTTTGACCTTGCTGGAACGCAAGCGCCTTGAGTTGACCCGCGCTCTTTGCACCACCCCCAAACTCTTGCTGCTCGATGAAATCGCAGGTGGTTTGACCGAGGCGGAATGCCAGTCGCTCATAAAAACGATCAAGGACATTCACGCCGGTGGCGTAACCATCATCTGGATCGAACATGTCGTACACGCGCTGCTCTCGGTGGTCGATCGCCTGATCGTAGTGGATTTCGGCAAGCTGATCGCCGAAGGCCCTCCAAAGGACATCATGGAAAGCCCGCAGGTCAAAGAAATCTATCTGGGGATCGAAGCCGATGCCTGA